One stretch of Cydia pomonella isolate Wapato2018A chromosome 24, ilCydPomo1, whole genome shotgun sequence DNA includes these proteins:
- the LOC133530957 gene encoding uncharacterized protein LOC133530957: MNVLRVGGRLENASQFSYEKKHPILISCKHYLAVLLFRFEHKRLLHAAPQLLLFTIKETWWPVGARNLARKIVHDCVTCKRMQGQTLTPIMGNLPRERLEPGYPFIYCGVDYGGPVLVLNRKGRGAKLIKSYICLFVCLVTRAIHLELVSDLSSDGYLLALKRFISRRGKPVEIISDNGKNFVGLMNDFEKFLSSISGDIQEYALSQKIKFRMNPPYASHFGGMYEAGIKSCKYHLRRVVGNAHLTFEQLSTTLTEIEALLNSRPLTPMSSDPNDFLPLSPGHFLIGRPLTAPVCASLSDVPEHRLTRYQRVEQLRQHFWSRWSREYVTELQARSKWRFQSDDLKENTLVVIKEDNAPPLKWSLGRIVKTYPGKDGVSRVADVRMPSGGTVRRAFSKLCPLLQPDC; the protein is encoded by the coding sequence ATGAATGTGTTAAGAGTAGGCGGCCGTTTAGAAAATGCTAGCCAGTTTAGTTACGAGAAAAAACACCCTATTTTAATTTCGTGTAAACATTATTTAGCCGTGCTATTATTTCGTTTCGAACATAAGCGACTGTTGCACGCGGCGCCACAGCTGTTGTTGTTTACTATAAAGGAAACCTGGTGGCCAGTAGGAGCTAGAAATTTAGCACGAAAGATTGTTCATGATTGTGTCACGTGCAAACGGATGCAAGGTCAAACATTGACACCTATCATGGGCAATCTGCCTCGCGAACGATTGGAACCAGGGTATCCGTTCATATACTGCGGCGTGGATTATGGTGGTCCAGTGCTTGTTTTGAATCGCAAAGGTAGGGGTgcgaaattaataaaatcatatatttgtttattcgtATGTTTAGTAACGCGCGCTATTCATTTAGAACTGGTCAGTGACCTCTCGTCTGATGGTTACTTATTAGCATTAAAACGTTTTATATCGCGTAGGGGTAAACCTGTTGAAATAATAAGCGATAATGGAAAAAACTTTGTCGGACTAATGaacgattttgaaaaatttcttTCAAGTATATCTGGCGATATACAAGAGTACGCCTTGTCTCAGAAAATTAAATTTCGCATGAACCCGCCGTACGCCAGTCATTTCGGTGGGATGTACGAGGCAGGTATTAAAAGTTGTAAATACCATTTGCGACGCGTTGTAGGCAACGCACATTTGACGTTTGAACAATTAAGCACGACCTTGACCGAGATTGAGGCCTTGCTTAATTCTAGACCACTTACTCCTATGTCATCTGACCCCAACGATTTTTTACCGCTTAGCCCAGGGCATTTCTTGATTGGTCGTCCGCTAACCGCACCTGTGTGCGCTAGCCTGAGCGACGTTCCTGAGCATCGGTTAACGCGTTACCAGAGAGTCGAACAGCTTCGTCAGCATTTCTGGAGTCGTTGGTCGCGAGAGTACGTGACGGAGTTACAAGCCCGATCAAAATGGAGGTTTCAGTCTGATGACCTCAAAGAAAACACGCTTGTCGTCATAAAGGAAGACAATGCTCCCCCGCTAAAATGGAGTTTAGGCCGAATCGTCAAAACGTATCCAGGCAAGGACGGCGTCTCGAGAGTGGCCGACGTAAGGATGCCTTCTGGAGGAACTGTGAGACGCGCTTTCTCGAAACTGTGTCCGCTTCTTCAGCCAGACTGTTAG